The DNA window CCCAAGGCATTACAGAATCGTATCCTGAAGAGCCAGTACCTTATCTGTCCGCTCCCAAGGAAACTCCTTTCTTCCAAAATGACCAAAAACTGCCGTCTGCCGGAAAATCGGACGATTCAATCGAAGGGATTCCATGATCTGAACGGGTGTCACTCCAAACACCAGTGGGATTGCTGCCGCCAGACAATCATCTGCACACACTTTTCCTGTACCAAAGGTATCTACCTCAATCATAACCGGTTCTGCTACTCCGATTGCATAAGCCAGAGACACCTGACACTTGCTTGCAAACTCAGCAGCTACTATATTTTTGGCGATATACCTTGCCATATAAGCCGCCGAACGGTCTACTTTCGAACAGTCCTTTCCCGAAAATGCACCGCCGCCATGCGGAATCATACTGCCATAAGTATCCACCATCAGCTTTCTCCCCGTCAGTCCGGTATCTGCATCAAACCCTCCACACACAAATTTTCCTGACGGATTAATCAGAATCTTCGTATCCTCATCCGGCGGCAGTAATCTGAGTGCTGAGCGAAGCACTTTCTCTCTAATCTCGGCATCTAACTTCTTCAGGCTCTTTTCTGCACCATGCTGGCAGGAAACAACAACACTTTCCAGTCTCACTGGTTTTCCATCTTCATATTCTACGGTTACCTGTGCTTTTCCATCAGAAAAGATATCTTTGATATATCCGCTTCTTCTGCAAGCCGAAAGTTCACGTGTGATCCGGTGTGCCAGAACAGTCGGCATTGGCATAAGCTGCGGAGTCTCATCGCACGCATATCCGACCATAACACCCTGATCTCCAGCTCCCCTGCTTCTGTCTCTTATCTTTGCACCAATATTATCCCGAAATTCTTTCGACACACTCACTGCTTTCGCAATATCTGGACTCTGCTGGTGTACAAACGTATCCATTTCTATCCCATCTGTACAATACCCACACTCTTCTAAAACTTTTCGGATCACATCAAACACTGGTGGTTCATATCCGCTGGTGATTTCTCCTGCTACAAACACATTTCCTCTTGTAGCAAGGACTTCACACGCCACTCTCGAAGATGGATCGTAACGCAGACATTCATCTAAGATTGCATCTGCTATCTGATCGCATACTTTGTCTGGGTGTCCTTCTGTTACTGATTCTGCTGTATAAAAACGTCTCATCATTCTTCTCCTTATATACAGACAGGGCAGAAGCTGCTTTATGCACATCTCCTGCCCTGTCAGATTGGTTTATCCTGTAATTTTTATTTTATTTTTCTTCTGTTTCTTTTTTGTTGTCTGTCATTTTTGACTTCTTTCTGCGGTATACAGTCACTCCTGTAGCTGTTCCAGCAGATGCCAGTGCAAGCAGAACAAACGCCCATATTTTCTGGTTATCACCTGTTTTTGGTGCATTTGTTTTTTCTGTTGTTTTCTCCGGTGTTCTGGCATCTTTCATTTCTACTTTCTGGACTTCCATTGTATCTTTCAATGTAAATGTGACATCTTCCGCAATCTCGTAACCATCCGGTGCTGTGATCTCACGCAGAGTAAGTTCTTCATTGACTGGGAGTTTTTCAACGGAATGTGGTTTTCCATCTGTAATCCACTCTTCCAGAACAGTTCCGTCTTTGCGGATAATCTGAAGCTTTGCCCCTTCCAGTTCTTTTCCGGTTGTAAGGTCTGTTTTTGAAATTTCCACTTTGGAATATTCATCTTTCATCTCAACCTTTGTCACACTGCCATCTTCTTTGACTTCAAACATCACATCGCTGGCAGACACATAGCCATCTTCATAAGGAGCCAGTTCCTCATGTAAGGTATAACTTCCTTCCGGCAGTCCGTAAATGACATGTTCTTCCTTACTGCTTACCCATTCTTCCACAACATTTCCGTCTTTATCAATGACCTGCAGTTTGGCTCCTTCCAGCTCATTTCCGGTAGTTGCATCTGTTTTTGTAATGCGTGTTTCTGTCGGCTGATTCTCAACTTCTTTGTTCAGTTCAATCTTTGCAAGATTCTGATTTTCGTAAGTTGCATCTACATTCCATACTTCCTCATTTGGAAGATATCCAGCTTTTCTGACTTCCTCTTTGACATAGTATTTTCCATGTGGAAGATCACTGTCGAAAGTAAGTGTTCCCTTTGCATCCGTTGCTTTCTTTTCCAGCAAGGTATCTTTCTCTACGAGAACCTCTCCCTGATTAGAAAGAATATCTTCTGCAGCATACAGTCCAAAAATAACACCTTCCAGCTTTTCGCCTGTGACAGAATCTTTCTTTTCTACTGATACGAAAACTCTCTGTCTTTCATTTTTATAGGTAACGCCTTCATAAACAACTGCCTGTGTATCATCCTCTGCTGTCAGGGTAAATTCTTTCTGTTCTGTATTTAGGACAAAATTCTCTCCTGCTACAACTTCTTTCAGATAATACGTTCCCAGTGGCAGATTGTTGATAACTGCTGTTCCATTTTCATCTGTAGTCAGTTTGGCTACCAGATCATCTTTCTCATAACGAACAACTGGATTTCCTTCTTCGTCCTTTGCTCCGTCCGGTGAATAGATGGTATCTTTGGCATATACTTCGAATTCAGCACCTTCTACTCCGGTTTCTTCATATTTAAAGCCTTTATAAATACCTGTTTCTTCTTTACCAGATACGGTATTTCTTACTTTAGAAACCAGTGCTTTTACTTTTGCCAGAACAGAATCTCCGGTTACTTCGGTAAGCTGTTCTCCCTTTTTCGTCAGGAGCAGGCTTCCTACCTGTTCGTCATTTTTCTGTTCTACTTCTACAATCGCAGCTCCTGTATCCGGATCAATCTGATGTGCAGTGTTTGAGGATACTGTAATTACAATACCATTCTGTGGATTTTCTTTATATGTTCCTTTTGTAGTCTGCTCTAATGGTGAAATAATCGTTGTTCCATCATACAGGGACTCTTCGCTTCCCTGTCTTACAAATCCTTCCGGTGCTTTTACTTCTTCGATTCGATAGGTAGCGCACTTCAGTTCCTGCGGTGTGATCAGATATCCTTCCTCATTTGTTTTGAATACACTGATCTTTTCTTTCTTCGGATACTGAACAACCTGTTCCACATATTTCTTATTTGTCACATCGTAAATCTTATAAGAGGCTCCGGCCTTTAAAACCGTATTTCCAGTCTGTGCATCCTTCTTTACGATTTTCAACAAAAATTCAAACGGACGGTCATCAAATACTCTCCACTGCATTGGTTCTCTGCTGTCATTTTCCACATTTACAACAAATGGATCAATGGTTTTCAGATTCTCCGGGGTAGTGCTTTCCACTACAACATAACTTCCATACGGCAGTTCCGGGCTGACTGCATATCCTTTGGTATCAGTGATCAGTTCCGGTACTGGTACGGCGGTTCCATTCTCATAAGTAACTGCAACCTGCTCTTTGCTGAAGTCATAATTCTTGAAATCACTTGCTGTATAGCTTTCTCCATTGGACGGTTTCAGTTTCCCATTTTTCACCTGTGTCAGGTCGCTGATCAGATATACCTTAAATCTTGCTCCTGCAACCAGGTCCGTTTCTGTCTGCTCTCCATCTTCACTGATTTTGATTAACTGGAATGCCTGTTTCTTTACCTGCTCTTTTACCGTAAGGTCTCTTGTCACTTCGGCAACATCCTGACCTTCATAAGTTACTGATACCTCATATTTGGTAGTATCCAGTGTATATCCTTCCGGTGGAGTGATTTCTTTTAGATACATTTCTCCAAGGTATAATTCTGAAAATTCCAGTGTTCCGTCATCTCCGATGACTCCCTGTGCAATCAGGCTGTCCTGTTTATACAGAACTCCTGTTGTGCCATCCGGATGCACGATGTCCTCTTTGGCATAAAGACCATACACCGCACCACGAAGAGCACTGTCCCCCTGCGCTTTAAATGCAAGTGTTTCTTTATCGATCTTTGCGATTTTTACTTTTCCGGTGACTCTCTCATCTGTTGCTGTTACATTCAATGTCTTTCCGGCTGCAACATCTACTTTATATACTTCTGTATTCAGTTTATATCCTGTCGGAGCAGTGATCTCTTTTACATACACAGTTTTCAGTGCAGAATCAAAATAATCGCTGACTGCTTTTCCATCTCTTCCGGTTGCTGACATTGTCATCAGCAGGTTTTCACACTTCTTATCAGTATAAATACCATAAACTGCTCCTGACAGTAGATTCTGTGTATTGACATCTTTCTTCATAAGTTCAATGCGTGTCATATTCAGCCACTGTACACTAAAACTTACCGGAGCTGCTGTTTCACTTTCAAATACACCGATATCCTGCTTGGAATTTCCGGTTGTCAGCACCAGTGTTCTCCATGTCTTTCCGACAGAACCATATAAGTTGCCGGAAGCATAACTGCCTGTCAGTAATAAATCCGCAGACAGATAGAATGTATCTCCACCATAAATCTGGATTTTTCCATTTGTAACACTTGTTCCTTTGGAAAGATTATGTGCTGTCACATTTTCCGGTACACTCAATGTCACATAGTTTCTGTGATCTCCAGACAGTGTGATATTTGGTGTTTTCTGGATGTTTCCATCCCGTACTGCATTCAGCTTTGTGCTTGAAAGGCTCAGTTCACCTTTTGGCGGTTCTTCCTGTCCAAACAGATAATTGATATATGCGATAACCCCTGCATTTACAAGGTCATTATAATTACACCCTGTAAATCCGGCTTCTCCTGCATAAGCGTAGCTGGCTGCAATGTGTGTATACACATACTTTTCATCTTCCGTTTTTCCAGACAGATAACTTCCTGTCAGATCTCCTGCCCCGCCATAACCATAATAAAGGACTTTCTGTAGATTTTTATTGCTGTCCAGTACCTGTGCTACATAACTTCCACTCGGTGGGGATGCTTTCTGGGACTGAAGGCAGTATGCAATTTTCCCATTGACTGTAAACAGGCAAGTAAGATAATTTCCAATATAACTTGGATAATAAATAGTTCTCCCCTTTGTCAATGTAACTGTGGAACCGCTGCTTGTAGCTCTTTCAGCCGCAGACAATACCATCACATTTCCCTCTTCGATGTCCTCTTTCAGTTCTTTGACTGCCTGTGCAGATGCATCTTCTTCGGATGTTTCAATTTCTACATCTGTGTAGTTCTGCACAGGCGAATCCGAATCATCTTCAGATTCTGTATCTGACTTCTGTTTCTCTCCACCATTTTCTTCAGAATGTGCCTGACCTTCTGTATCCGTCAGAGTCACTTTCCGGGTGATGGTATAGCTGTCACTCTTATCTTTTGGAACGACCATATAAGTGGCAATATATGTTCCTGCTTTGTCAGAATGATACTCTCCACCATTCTCATCTTTGATACTTACAAGCGTAACATCTTCTTTTTCTGCATCATAATGGATTCCTTCCATACAGGTTTCCACCGCAAATGTTTCATCCGAAACCGCTTTTGTGATATCATCTGCTGTAACCGATGTATCTTTCTGGCTTGTTACCGCCTGTACTTCCGTCTGCTGTTCCGAGCCTGTCTGTTCGACCGCAAACGCATTTACACTGCTCAAGGTACTGATGCCCATCAGGACAGCCAGTCCAAAAGCAGCTATTCTGGTCTTTAATTTTCTAACCTTCATGTGCTTTTCCTTCCTAATTATAAATAGATTTTTTTAATTAAATACCGCAGAAGATGTTTCCTCTGCGGTACGTTTTATCTTGTATATCGATTTTTTTCTTTTTTCACTTCCTGTCTGGTACGCTTCACCGCTTTCATGACAGAATCTGTTGGAATCTGGTTATCCTTATATCCTTCCAGAATTCCATCCAGATAAAACTTCGATGGTCTTGCCGGAACATCTTTGTGCGGAGCGTTCATCATATATACAAACACCTCTTTCTCCACTCCATCCTGATTTTTTACCTGAATCGATTCTTTCCCATAAAAACTTGGGAATCCTTCATAGAAATCCAGACTCTTCTCACACGCTTCTGTGATTTTCCATAAAACTCCTTCGACACAGCTTCCCTTTTCCGGCAGTACCGTTGCTACTCCGTTACCCGGAGCCTTTCCTCGAAATGCCAGCCGATAATCTTCAAGCCGGACATTTTCCACAACTTCCGCAGCCGGACACCTGTACTTCATCTGCTCCAGATTCATGTTGCTGCCATAAGCGAAGTAATATCTATCTTCCATTTTTTCTCACCTCTATCTGACTCCTTCTGTCCTTTGATTTTTCTTCAAACACTCATACGTGCTTTTATCATATCTCCACGCAAGATCACCATCCAGATTTGCCAGCAAATGTTTTCGGACATTTTTATATTCGTCTCCAATTAACCCAAGTCTCAATAAAAATGTACGAAATGTAAATGCTGGATTTTCTGATATCAGTGTCTTTTTCATCTGTGTCGATCTCTGATTGATCGCCTGTGCGGAAATGGCTAATGCCAGAGTAATATTTGCTCTTACCTTTCCTGCATGAAGTGTGCTTTCAAAACAGCGCCATTCCAAAGTTCCTTTTGAAAACACAGCATGAAGATTCAGAGCATAATAACGGGTATGATCATAATGGGTATGACTTCCATCCCTGCCTCCATACCAGACATTTCTTACTCGGTCCATTGTGATTGATTTATTTGGTATTTTTCGGATTTTCTCCAATACCTCCGGTCGCACCCTCTGACAATAACTATTTGCTCTTCTCTCCTGCACTTTCAGTGCTTTGAACAGAATATCTTCCTTTGCATACATAATTGTCAGTGCATTTTTCAGACTCTGCGGTGTATGATTCGATGCATCTACATGAACATGCTGACCACAGGACTCATTTACAAAACCGCCATGCTGTCGCAGACATCGTACTACTTCCTGTAACTTACCCATTTCATCATAGGATAATTTCGGAGATACCATTTCTGTTGAATATTCTCCACCTGCGTCTACAATTCGACCGTATACTTTTCGTTGTGTATAAATGCTCCCATCAGACATAAATTTCCACTTTTTTCCTTCCAAATCTATCACTGACCAGACTCCATAAGTAGTGCCGTCATAATATGCTTCTGTTCCAAACATTTCAGCAACAACTTCTGCAGCACGTTGTCTGGTAATTCCTGTCATCTCGATTTCTGTGCCAAAGTATTGGTCTTTTATACCGATCATGCCTAATGGATTCCTTTCTCAGACACTTCCTGTGTGTTGAGTTCGGAGTCTGCCTTTTGTAACAATCTGCCAATTGCCTCGATAACATTGACAGTTACTCCGTTTCCAGCCTGTTTATAAAGCTGTGCATCAGAAGTGCTGTCTATGATTTTATTTATTTGCCAATCATAATACCCCTGCAGTCGCAGACATTCCCTTGGAACTAATCTTCTTATTCTTCCGTGATACAAGATGCCATGACGATCGGTTGCAGTAATTGTAAACATCGGTTCTTCTGGTTCTTTCATGCGTCTGCCGTTCTGACGGACATTTTCTTTGGCTGGTGTAAGGACTGCTCTTGCCCCTTCTTCACTTAATACGCCGGAACATTCTCCTTTGTATTTATGGATTCCACATTGTCGGGTATTAAGGCTTCTGCATTCTTCAGTTACCAGTGGTGGCGGAGACAAATCTACAAAATGAAGTGTTCCCTGTTGGATACCTGTAGTCAGGGTGTGTGCTATCTGATGTCCGACTCTTCCTCTCCTGCTGTTGAGATTCGCATAGCTTAAATCGATGCTGTCACCCTCTCTTGCAAGTTTGTAGCCGAGCTTTGTATTTTCTTTAATTGGAACACCCACATCATATAATCCTGTCTTTCCACCCATTCCTCCGGCTTGTGATGTCAGGGTACAGCTTAATCCTTTTGGACTGTAGACTCTTTTTCCCTGACTTCCTGCCCGGATTTGAACAAGAGCTGCTCCATTTGTTTCTGGTTCAGGTAATACTTTTCCGGCACATCGGAAATCAAGATATCCGACAATATACACCCGCTTTCTTGCTTGGGGGACTCCGAAATCCTTGCTGTTAAGCACTTTCCATTCGACATGATACCCCAGTTCAGAAAGCGTACTGAGGATGGTGCAAAACGTCCGGCCTTTGTCATGCGATAACAAACCGGGAACATTTTCAAGGATAAAATACGATGGTCTTTTAGCTTCAAGAATCCGGGCAATTTCAAAAAAGAGAGTTCCTCTTGCGTCAGCAAATCCTTCTCGCTTTCCGGCGATAGAGAATGCCTGGCAAGGAAATCCTGCACAGAGTAAATCAAAATCTGGCATTCGTTCTGGTTCAATTGTTCTTGCATCACTACAATACCACTCCCCTTCTGTGTCAAACAGCAATCGGTAGTTCTTATCCGCATAAGTATCCACCTCGCAATGTCCGACACAGACAAAGTTTCCTGCCCGTCTTAAGCCTTCACGGAATCCCCCGATTCCGCTAAAGAGATCAAAAAATTGAATGGTTGCGGCTATCAACCTCCTTTTTGCTGATAAAAACAGGCGGCATGATTTCTCATACCGCCCTTCGTTATTCTGTATCAATTGGTTACCATTCTGTTGGTTCTTCTGTTTTGGTTTCTTCTTCCAGATCAGTTTCTCTTTCTGGTTCAGTTTCCTCTTCCGGTTCGCTGTCCCCTTCTGGTTCGTTTTCCTCTTTCGGTTCACTCTCCCCTTCTGGTTCGTTTTCCTCTTTCGGTTCGCTCTCTCCATCTGGTTCGCTTTCCTCTTCTGGTTCGCTGTCCCTTTCCGGCTCAGTGCTTTCTTCCGGTTGTGTTTCTTCTGTTCCCAATTCTCCAATTGTCTGTTCGGATTCTTCAGGCTGATCTTTGCTTTGCCATTCGGCCTCTGCCTTTTCCAGTGCTTCTTCTATAATCTGAATTAAGAAGTCTTTCTGTTTCATGTGTTTCTTTCCGATGACTACTTTTAATCTCTGGAATAATTCCTCTGATACCTGTACTGCTACTGTTCTTACTGCTCCCATGCTTATTTCTCCTTTTCCTTCCAGTCTGTTGAAATGTTCTTCAATGACCTGTTGTAAAAATTTTTGTGTGCTGCTTTCTGTGAGTTCAATCTCTTCTCTTACTTTCTCATGTAAGTCCATCGGGATCTTTCCGCAGATATTTTTCATTTCTGCCATAACCTTTCTCCTTTCTCTTTCGCTACACACAACATACTCCAAAGCCGCATGGAAAGCTATTCACAATACCCACCAAAGATAACGATGCATTTTATGCCTTACCCCTAGCAGATCCAACAATGTATGTATCGTGCAATCATAGGCCTCACCCCCTTTACAAATTTTCCATTTGAGATAGAAAATCCATCATCTGATCTGGTATTTCTTCCGATGATGGGTTCGTTGTCGATTGTTCCGTAGTGCCACATATTCCTAATTCTCGAACACTTTCTTTTATCGTCTTTTGAATGACTTCTTCCAGCCATTTTCGATCCTCTTTTTCCAGAATTGCCTGAACCAGATACTGGCTTTTCTGCCCTTCTGGAACACTTTGAAATTTCTCCCATGCCCTTTGGTGTTCTGGTTTTTTCAGATTCGGGCGGAACGAATACACAGGGCGTGTCATCTCGCCCACATCTGCTGTACAATCCGTTCATACCCTGTTGCGTTGGCATGGACGTCCTCTATAAAAACGGGGCGGCAAATCGCGTCCTGTGTGGTCACGTGGCGTTTTAAAATTGCAGAGCCTCCCCCCATAAATACGGTGGGTACTGCCCGGAGATCAAACCCGGATTCTGTCACCGCAGACAGTATTCTTTCTATATATTTCCGTCCGTTTTCCTGTATGATCCGTCTGGCCTCTTCTGCCATACTGCAAGATTCTCCCCGAAGCACACGCTCAATTTGAGTTTCTGTCACAGACAGTCCGGTATTTCTACGCACTTGTTCTGCTGTCTCATCAATACATCGGATTACTCCAAGTTCCAGACTTCTGCACGTTGCTGCATTCGGAACAGCATTGTCCAGCCTCATAAGGTCAACGGTCCAGCCACCAATATCAACAAGCAGAACAGACGGTTCATTCTTCAGATACTCTGGATGCAGAGCAAGCGCAGAGTATCCCTGTGGGAACAGTTTCACATCTTTTATTGTTATCTCATATAACTCACTTTCATATAAAAATCGCACTGGCTGCTCTTTCCGCAACAGATACTCCCTGAATCCCTGTTTCTCTCTTCCAAAACTTGAAAGCGGAAGTCCAACAGCCAGAATTACCTCTGTCTTTCGTTCCGCTTTCCGATGCTTGATTTCTTCTGCAATGGCTGCCAACGTCAGCAGATAATAATTATCATTTGACGTTTTATTTTTTACCAGCGTCTGTCTTCCCGTACCGCAGACATAATACTTTCCTTGATATTGCAGAACATTCTGCATGGTATACGGCTCGTAATCATACCCAATAATTCCACTTGGGAAAGACACTTGTCTTGTTTTAATGGCATAATAGCCATGATCAATTCCTATGATTATCGCAATCACATCCTTTCATTTTTTCTGTTTAACGTAAGGTCAAAAATGTTGTCACTGCTGCAACGGATCGTTGCAAAAGTGCCATTCGTGAACACTTTTCTATGTTCCAGCGTCCCAAAACCTGCGGAAAATCTGGCTTTTTTATACCACTATCGCCAGAGGAACACTACTGTTCCTTCCCAGCCGGTTATAAAAGATCCCTCTCCCGGCGGCGGTCCAGCCTGTCCGGGGGAGGGATATATCGCAAGTTTCCTTTTTGAACAATTGCCTGTCTTTTTATTTTTATGAGATGTTTTTCCTGCTTTTGTAAAATGGGAAGATACTCCGGTTCTGTCAAAAACTTCCGTATATAATTGCCCTTTTTTCCCAGCTTGTTATCATTTTTCAGCAGTTCTATTTCTACCATGTAATGGGTATCTGGATGAAATCTCTTCTCACACAAAATGCTGTCCCCTTTTATATAATCAGATTTAGCCGATTCTCTTGCTGCCGCCAAGAGTTCATAAATACTTACTTCCACCTCTTATCACCTCCCAAAAGACCAGAAAAAAGCAGACCTCTTAATCGAAGTCTGCTCCTGTCGGATATGGTAATCCTCTTTCTTCATATTTTTTATCGATATAATTTCGAATCCATTCCCTGTATTCTTCCGTTAATGCCAGTTCCTGAAATTCTAACAACCACTTTTCCCCTTTTGCTTCGTCATCAAGCCATCGATCTTCTATGCACTCCGGCTCATCTAACATTTTCATCATCGCTTCAAATGGCTCTTTTACATCATCACCAAATTCTTTCCATAAGGCGATTCCATAGTTCTCCAGTTCAAAAAATTCTGTCAGATATGTCAATCGTTCCATATCCCCCAATGTCATTCTTTTTTCACCTGACAATAATGCTCGATCTCTTTTGCCACATAGATTTAAAAATTTTCTCTTTTCCATCTCCACATCCATTATACTTTTACCTCTTCCTGTTAAAAATAATTCCTTATTACGAAACATTATAAAATTTAAATTCTTTAGAATCAATATATATGTTTCTGTATTACGAAACTTTTTATTTTATAAGGGGAGTTCATCATTATGCAAAAGATTAGACCAGATATGGATATTGGTAAAAATATCCAAGCAATTCGATATAAAAACAATATGACTCAAGACCAAGTAGTTGCAAAATTAAATCTTATGGGTATCTCCATCACCAAAAGTACCTATGCCAAACTGGAAACAAATCGCATGAACATTAAGGCATCTGAATTAGTTGCACTTGCAAAACTCTTTCATACCGATATCAATGCTTTCTTTTCCGGCTTGCTATAGTTCGACATTCCCCGACTCCCTGTGTATATAATAGCATATTAAAAATAAGAACCAGTCTATATTCTTATCGGATATAAACCAGTTCTTTTTTCTTATCAAATAATATAAAAGTGACAGGGAATTCAGATTCTTATCTTCTGTCACTCATGTAATTATTATTCTATTTTAAATTTAATGAATTTACCCATTCTTGAATTTCTTTTTCAATGTTATTTTCTATATAAACGTCATACACATTTTTCCACATTATCTGTGTATACTGTTATTTTCAACCCCATAATTATAACTTGGTACACGCTATACACTACTATAAACTGTACTCCATTTTAGGGAAGCCTAACAGGATCACATCGTAATCCTCAATATGCGCATCCTTATTTGCCAATGCCGGACGAAAAGCCTTATCATTCATCTCCACGGAACTGCGGGAATTCTTATTCATCCATTCCAAATCATCGCTTGCGTAAGGTACTTCCGGTCTGATTTCATAAAGATCACTTCCGACTGCCTTTGCAATTTCTTTTGCCTTCTGAGCGGTTGTTCCGCTGGCACTAAAATAAGCAACTAATACTTTTTCCATTTTACTCATTACCTCCATTTACTTTTTCTATTTGATGCAGCATATAATCCAGTTCAAGCTGCTCCTTATTTCAAATATTCTTCAAAAAACGCTGCAATCTTCTCAAAAGGAATCACATTCGCATTATCGTATAAATCCGTG is part of the Blautia faecicola genome and encodes:
- the dcm gene encoding DNA (cytosine-5-)-methyltransferase, yielding MIAATIQFFDLFSGIGGFREGLRRAGNFVCVGHCEVDTYADKNYRLLFDTEGEWYCSDARTIEPERMPDFDLLCAGFPCQAFSIAGKREGFADARGTLFFEIARILEAKRPSYFILENVPGLLSHDKGRTFCTILSTLSELGYHVEWKVLNSKDFGVPQARKRVYIVGYLDFRCAGKVLPEPETNGAALVQIRAGSQGKRVYSPKGLSCTLTSQAGGMGGKTGLYDVGVPIKENTKLGYKLAREGDSIDLSYANLNSRRGRVGHQIAHTLTTGIQQGTLHFVDLSPPPLVTEECRSLNTRQCGIHKYKGECSGVLSEEGARAVLTPAKENVRQNGRRMKEPEEPMFTITATDRHGILYHGRIRRLVPRECLRLQGYYDWQINKIIDSTSDAQLYKQAGNGVTVNVIEAIGRLLQKADSELNTQEVSEKGIH
- a CDS encoding amidoligase family protein, producing the protein MIGIKDQYFGTEIEMTGITRQRAAEVVAEMFGTEAYYDGTTYGVWSVIDLEGKKWKFMSDGSIYTQRKVYGRIVDAGGEYSTEMVSPKLSYDEMGKLQEVVRCLRQHGGFVNESCGQHVHVDASNHTPQSLKNALTIMYAKEDILFKALKVQERRANSYCQRVRPEVLEKIRKIPNKSITMDRVRNVWYGGRDGSHTHYDHTRYYALNLHAVFSKGTLEWRCFESTLHAGKVRANITLALAISAQAINQRSTQMKKTLISENPAFTFRTFLLRLGLIGDEYKNVRKHLLANLDGDLAWRYDKSTYECLKKNQRTEGVR
- a CDS encoding SpaA isopeptide-forming pilin-related protein is translated as MKVRKLKTRIAAFGLAVLMGISTLSSVNAFAVEQTGSEQQTEVQAVTSQKDTSVTADDITKAVSDETFAVETCMEGIHYDAEKEDVTLVSIKDENGGEYHSDKAGTYIATYMVVPKDKSDSYTITRKVTLTDTEGQAHSEENGGEKQKSDTESEDDSDSPVQNYTDVEIETSEEDASAQAVKELKEDIEEGNVMVLSAAERATSSGSTVTLTKGRTIYYPSYIGNYLTCLFTVNGKIAYCLQSQKASPPSGSYVAQVLDSNKNLQKVLYYGYGGAGDLTGSYLSGKTEDEKYVYTHIAASYAYAGEAGFTGCNYNDLVNAGVIAYINYLFGQEEPPKGELSLSSTKLNAVRDGNIQKTPNITLSGDHRNYVTLSVPENVTAHNLSKGTSVTNGKIQIYGGDTFYLSADLLLTGSYASGNLYGSVGKTWRTLVLTTGNSKQDIGVFESETAAPVSFSVQWLNMTRIELMKKDVNTQNLLSGAVYGIYTDKKCENLLMTMSATGRDGKAVSDYFDSALKTVYVKEITAPTGYKLNTEVYKVDVAAGKTLNVTATDERVTGKVKIAKIDKETLAFKAQGDSALRGAVYGLYAKEDIVHPDGTTGVLYKQDSLIAQGVIGDDGTLEFSELYLGEMYLKEITPPEGYTLDTTKYEVSVTYEGQDVAEVTRDLTVKEQVKKQAFQLIKISEDGEQTETDLVAGARFKVYLISDLTQVKNGKLKPSNGESYTASDFKNYDFSKEQVAVTYENGTAVPVPELITDTKGYAVSPELPYGSYVVVESTTPENLKTIDPFVVNVENDSREPMQWRVFDDRPFEFLLKIVKKDAQTGNTVLKAGASYKIYDVTNKKYVEQVVQYPKKEKISVFKTNEEGYLITPQELKCATYRIEEVKAPEGFVRQGSEESLYDGTTIISPLEQTTKGTYKENPQNGIVITVSSNTAHQIDPDTGAAIVEVEQKNDEQVGSLLLTKKGEQLTEVTGDSVLAKVKALVSKVRNTVSGKEETGIYKGFKYEETGVEGAEFEVYAKDTIYSPDGAKDEEGNPVVRYEKDDLVAKLTTDENGTAVINNLPLGTYYLKEVVAGENFVLNTEQKEFTLTAEDDTQAVVYEGVTYKNERQRVFVSVEKKDSVTGEKLEGVIFGLYAAEDILSNQGEVLVEKDTLLEKKATDAKGTLTFDSDLPHGKYYVKEEVRKAGYLPNEEVWNVDATYENQNLAKIELNKEVENQPTETRITKTDATTGNELEGAKLQVIDKDGNVVEEWVSSKEEHVIYGLPEGSYTLHEELAPYEDGYVSASDVMFEVKEDGSVTKVEMKDEYSKVEISKTDLTTGKELEGAKLQIIRKDGTVLEEWITDGKPHSVEKLPVNEELTLREITAPDGYEIAEDVTFTLKDTMEVQKVEMKDARTPEKTTEKTNAPKTGDNQKIWAFVLLALASAGTATGVTVYRRKKSKMTDNKKETEEK
- the metK gene encoding methionine adenosyltransferase, coding for MRRFYTAESVTEGHPDKVCDQIADAILDECLRYDPSSRVACEVLATRGNVFVAGEITSGYEPPVFDVIRKVLEECGYCTDGIEMDTFVHQQSPDIAKAVSVSKEFRDNIGAKIRDRSRGAGDQGVMVGYACDETPQLMPMPTVLAHRITRELSACRRSGYIKDIFSDGKAQVTVEYEDGKPVRLESVVVSCQHGAEKSLKKLDAEIREKVLRSALRLLPPDEDTKILINPSGKFVCGGFDADTGLTGRKLMVDTYGSMIPHGGGAFSGKDCSKVDRSAAYMARYIAKNIVAAEFASKCQVSLAYAIGVAEPVMIEVDTFGTGKVCADDCLAAAIPLVFGVTPVQIMESLRLNRPIFRQTAVFGHFGRKEFPWERTDKVLALQDTIL
- a CDS encoding plasmid segregation centromere-binding protein ParR, whose amino-acid sequence is MTRPVYSFRPNLKKPEHQRAWEKFQSVPEGQKSQYLVQAILEKEDRKWLEEVIQKTIKESVRELGICGTTEQSTTNPSSEEIPDQMMDFLSQMENL
- a CDS encoding gamma-glutamylcyclotransferase family protein — translated: MEDRYYFAYGSNMNLEQMKYRCPAAEVVENVRLEDYRLAFRGKAPGNGVATVLPEKGSCVEGVLWKITEACEKSLDFYEGFPSFYGKESIQVKNQDGVEKEVFVYMMNAPHKDVPARPSKFYLDGILEGYKDNQIPTDSVMKAVKRTRQEVKKEKNRYTR
- a CDS encoding ParM/StbA family protein, whose protein sequence is MIIGIDHGYYAIKTRQVSFPSGIIGYDYEPYTMQNVLQYQGKYYVCGTGRQTLVKNKTSNDNYYLLTLAAIAEEIKHRKAERKTEVILAVGLPLSSFGREKQGFREYLLRKEQPVRFLYESELYEITIKDVKLFPQGYSALALHPEYLKNEPSVLLVDIGGWTVDLMRLDNAVPNAATCRSLELGVIRCIDETAEQVRRNTGLSVTETQIERVLRGESCSMAEEARRIIQENGRKYIERILSAVTESGFDLRAVPTVFMGGGSAILKRHVTTQDAICRPVFIEDVHANATGYERIVQQMWAR